CGGTGGCCAAGGCGCAGGACAAGGCCGACGAAGGCTGGGCGGCGCACCAGGCCGCCCGCGACCCGAAGTCGACGCCGTCGCTGGCGCTGGGTGGGTATGCCGGCACCTATCGGGACCCGTGGTATGGCGAGGTGTTCGTGGAGCCGCGCGGCAAGGCGCTGCGCCTGCGCTTCGGCAAGACGGCGCAGCTGGTGGGGACGATGGAGCACTGGCAGCACGATACGTTCATCGTGCGCTGGGACGACCGTTCGCTCAACGCGGACGCGTTCGTGAACTTCAGCCTGGATCCGGACGGCAAGGTGCGCGAGGTGCGCATGCAGCCGGTGTCGTCGTTGACAGACTTCAGTTTCGATTTCCAGGACCTGGTGTTGACCCCGGTGCGTACCGACGCCGCGAAATGAACGGCGTGTTGCGCGGGTGAAAACAAACGGCAGGCCGCGGTGGGATAATCGCGGCCTGTCTGCTTTTCGGGAAAGGGAATGTTCCGCTGGTTCGAGTCGCTGATTCCGGTGTTTCCGCCGACCGACGCGCGCATGCCGCCGCGCCGGGTGCTGCCGTTCTACATCCACTACCTGCGCCCGGTCTGGCCGGTGCTGCTGGCGACGCTGATCGCGGGGTTGCTGCTGGCGCTGGTGGAAGTGGCCATGTTCGATTTCCTGGGCCGCATCGTGGACATGGTCAGCGAGCAGCCGGACGCGGGCTTCTTCGCGCGGCATGCCGATACGCTGCTGTGGATGGCGGCGATCACGCTGGTCGCGCGGCCGGTGCTGGTGGGGCTGCACAACCTGCTGGTGAACCAGGCGATCGTGCCGGGCCTGAGTAACCGTTCGCGCTGGTTGATGCACAACTACGTGGTGCGGCAGAGCCTGTCGTTCTTCCAGAACGACTTTGCGGGCAGCATGGCCAACCGGGTGATGCAGACGGGGACGTCGCTGCGCGAGTCGGCGGTGCAGATGGTGGATTCGCTGTGGTACATCGTGGTCTACACGGGCACGGCGCTGTACCTGTTCGCGCAGGCGGACTGGCGGCTGATGATTCCGCTGGTGCTGTGGCTGGGGGCGTACGTGGCGATCATGGTGTACTTCGTGCCGCGCGCGAAGCAGCGGGCGTGGATCGCGTCGGAAGCGCGTTCGAAGGCGATGGGCCGGATCGTGGACGGCTACACGAACATTCCGACGTTGAAGCTGTTCGCGCATGGCGGGCGCGAACAGGCGTACGTGGCGGAGGCGATCGAGGAGCTGGCGGTGAAGCATCGCCGGCAGACGCGGATCACGACGAGCCTGGACCTGACCATTTCGATCGTGAACGGGTTCCTGATCGCGGGGACCTGCGGGTTGGCGCTATGGCTGTGGAGCCACGGCAACATCACGGTGGGGTCGATCACGCTGGCGACGGGGCTGGTGATCCGCATC
This portion of the Stenotrophomonas aracearum genome encodes:
- the smrA gene encoding multidrug efflux ABC transporter SmrA → MFRWFESLIPVFPPTDARMPPRRVLPFYIHYLRPVWPVLLATLIAGLLLALVEVAMFDFLGRIVDMVSEQPDAGFFARHADTLLWMAAITLVARPVLVGLHNLLVNQAIVPGLSNRSRWLMHNYVVRQSLSFFQNDFAGSMANRVMQTGTSLRESAVQMVDSLWYIVVYTGTALYLFAQADWRLMIPLVLWLGAYVAIMVYFVPRAKQRAWIASEARSKAMGRIVDGYTNIPTLKLFAHGGREQAYVAEAIEELAVKHRRQTRITTSLDLTISIVNGFLIAGTCGLALWLWSHGNITVGSITLATGLVIRIHNMSGWIMWTINGIFEDIGTVQDGITTISQPLSVQDRVDAVPLVVGEGGVQFDDIHFHYGKKGGVIAGLDLVVKPGEKIGLVGPSGAGKSTLVNVLLRLYDLESGQIRIDGQDIAAVTQESLRRQIGVVTQDTSLLHRSIRDNLLYGRPDATEEQLHAAVAKARAASFIETLRDGEGRQGYDAHVGERGVKLSGGQRQRIAIARVLLKDAPILVLDEATSALDSEVEAAIQENLDELMAGKTVIAIAHRLSTIARMDRLVVMDQGRIVETGTHAELVAAGGLYARLWARQTGGFVAADEA